The window TGAGCGAGGACCTCGATGTGAGTGAGGCCCCCGATGTCACCGAGGCCCCCGATGTGAGCGAGGCCCCCGATGTGAGCGAGGCCCCCGATGCGACGGAGGGGCCTGATACCGATGTGGAGCCCCCTGCTCCACGAGCGCTGGGAGCCTCATGCAATGACACGCAACGCTGCGAGGACGATCTCCTGTGTTTTCGTGACCTTGAGCCGGAGGCGGACGGTTTTTGCACGCGACGTTGCGAGACCCCGGGCACAGGGTGTGGCTATGCGGGGCCCGATCTTCACCTGGCGTGTACGTTGAGTGATGAGGAAGGTCCGGTCTGTGGGTTTGTCTGCTATCTCGACCACGGCGACCATGGGCATTCCTACTCCTGCCCATCAGGTGACTGGGGGCGTTTGAGATGTCAGCTGAGCGCAGGGCCTGGACGTCATCGCTATTGTGCACCGCGAGCGTAACGATGCGTGCGTGGGCTGCCTGATTTAAGCCGTTGACGTGCCGAGCAGGCCGGAGTGCTGGAGGAGGGGGCACTCGAGTGCGAACGTCGTTTGGACCGAGTCGCATACACCATCATGAAGAGGGCAGGGGGGCCTTGTGCGTGGGCCCCGGAGCGTGGGCTCGGCAGGGTGCCGGTTGACGCATAAATCGCGGTTATGCTAGTGAACGAGGCCGTTTTATCCACGCGAGTTGCGCGTCTTAGAGGCGTCGTTCACAGGTCGAGTGCCGACCCAGTGCAGCGCGTATGTCGTCGTGCCCGGGTTCTCTGCGAGGACGCGAGCAGGCCGGAGGTTGAGGTATCATGAATTCTGTCAGTATCGCGAGCCGCGCCAGGCGTCCGCTGGGCGCGCTGCTCTTTATGCTGGGGTTTGTCGCGCTGAGCGCCCCGGCCTGGGCTCAAGAGGGCGAGGAGAGCGGCCAGGGTGAGCAGCCCGCCGCCGAAGAGACAGCCCTGCCAGCGGGACCCACCCCTCGTCTTTTTATGGTGCCGACCGACAGCGTCGGCGGCGAGCTTACGAGCATCATTCCGGAGCGCGTTGATGATGGCACCCGGGCTCGCCTCAAGGAGCAGCGGGGGCTGGAGCTTTTGCCCGACTACCGGCAGATGCAAGAGCGCCTGGGCGGTGGTCGCAACGCGAGTGCTGCGGTGGCCGAAGCCGAGCGCCTCTACACCTCCGGCATCGGTCTGTTGGCCGCCGGTGACTCGCAACGGGCCGCGGAGACCTTCCAGCGTGCGCTCGACATGATGAACGAGCACCTCTCCGATCTTCAGAATTTTGATGTGTACGCCGATACCCTGGCCAATCTCTCACTGGCCTACTTTCAGACCAACTTCGATCTGGACGCTCGCAAGTTGATGCAGCGCTACGCGCAACTTCGCCCCGGGGCCACCTTGGACCCGGAGAAGTTCCCCGCCGACCTGCGCGAGGTCTTTGACGCGGAGGTTGACCGGGTGGAGAAGGCCGGTCCGGGTGTGCTCGCGGTGGTGGGTAATGTCGACGGTGCTCAGGTCTACCTTGACGGTGAGCTCAAGGGGGTGACCCCGACGCGCATTGACGGGGTGGGCTTTGGCCACCACTACCTGGTGGTGCGTGGCGGGGGCAGCGTGTGGTCGCAGGAAGTGCGCGTACGTGGTCGCGGCACAGAGCAGGCCGTCTCGGTGGAGTTGGGCGCGTCGCGAGAGGCGTCGGCTTCGACCGACAATGATCTTCCTGCGTTCTACCTCGATCTTCGCGAAACGCTGCGCTCGGGTCGCTTCGGCACCGAACTTAGCCCCTATCTTGTAGAGTTGACCACGCGTACCGGCGCCGACTTTGTGGCCTGGGTCATCATGGTACGAGACGGGCGCGACTATGCCGCGGCGCCTTTCGTGTACCGGGCTCGCGACGGGATGGTGGTGCAGGGCGAAAACGTCAGCTTCAATATGGAGATGTCGAACCAGCGCGTCGGCGTGAGTCGTCTTGCCGCTGAGATCGCCACTGCGGTGCGCACGATGCCCGCAGATCGGGCGGTGGTAGACGTGGACCTGGCCCCGGCGCCCGTCGTCGCCGTGGAGGTTCCCGCGGTGACGGAGGGAACCTCCGAGGAGGGCGCTTCGACCTCGGGCGTTCGCGAGGTGAGGGAGGAGAACGAGGTCGCTCGTGCTCCGCTGCCCACGCCCGGCCCTGTGGTCGAAGACCCGGAAGTCATCGCCCCGCCCGCAGCGATGCCCTCGGAGGGACGCAGCAACACCGGGCGCTACCTCGCCTACGGCGGCGCCGCAGTCCTGGCTGGCGGCGCGATTGCCGGGACTCTCTTTTTGATTTTGCGTAGCAGCGCCTCGCAGCCCGCGGCGTTTGAGGCGGAGGTGGAGTGGTGAGTACGGTGAACGTTACGACAAAACAACTTGCCTGCCTGCTGGCAGGAACATTGGTCCTCAGTCCGCTGGGATGCGGCCCCGATGAGGCGACGCCCCGGGTGCAGGTTAGCATCTTTGGCTGGGGCCCCACGCTTCAAGGAGACGAGGGGTTTGTGACCGGTATGCCTGCCTACGAGGGGGCGCAGACGGTCCGAATCAAAGTCACTCAGCCGATGGACCGGCGCATCCTTTCACAGAGCTCCTTTAATGTTTCGGAGCGCAGCGCATCGATGCCCGAGATCACGTATGGCGAGCGACTGCGGCTGGATGTGGAGGTCTTTGATGCCTCCAACAACATCGTAGCCGCCGGCGCTACCCCGATCTTCACTTTCCAGGCCGGAAGTCCGCTGCGGAACTTCCGGGCGATGGTCGCTCCGGTCGGCGAGTCGTCGCCGGTAGGGTCGTTGATCCTGGACAGTGAGACGCAGCAGACCCAGTTTGTGCAGAGTGCTTTTGATTATCGGGGCGATACGCATGACTGGCTCGGGCGCATCGGGCATGGCTCTGCGTCAACCTCCGAGGGCGAAGTTATTGTCGTCGGGGGCGGAAATCCGGGGAGCTTCTACCAGCCCTACACCACCCCGAACCTCACGGATGTTTACGACGACATTCAGGTCTTCTCACCGGTGACGGGCTACTTTACCAGCCTGGACCAGGACGACGCTGCGGAGGCCGTCGGTGTGCTCGGTCGCGACAAGCTCGCGGTGCCGCGTGCGTTCCATTCGGTAACCCACCTGGGCGATAATCGCTACCTGGTGGCCGGAGGGTTCACGCTGCGCGATGGCGTGGTGCGGCCGGTGGACTCGCTGGAACTGATCGACCTGAATGAGGCTCCGGGCACCCGCGTGCGCAGCGTCGTTGATTTTAACGGCAACGCCATTCGCCTGGAGACGCCGCGTGGGCATCACACAGCGACACGCCGCACCTCTGACGGTGCCGTGGTGATTGCCGGCGGTCTGGGGCGCGATAACGCGGTGCTCAACACGTTTGAGGTAGTTAACGTGGACGCCGCTCAGGTGAGCTCCGGCCTGCAGATGACCGACGCACGCGTAGGACACGCCGCGGTCTTGCTGCACGATGGGCGCACGGTGTGGTTGGCCGGCGGTCGTGGCGCAAGCCAGGTGCTTGCAAGCTCGGAAGAGATTGTGCCGACGGAGGCCAGCTCGGTCACCACGGAGAGCGTGCCGCTGAATACCGCTCGCTTTGGTGCCTCCGCTCGCCGCATCAGCAGCGGGGGAGGGGACCTGGTGATTGTGATCGGCGGGTTCACCGGCCTGACCGACGGCGGCACCGCCAACTTCGAGGTCGGGCGGCCCCAGCAGGGGCAGATGCTCAGCGAAAGCAACTGGCGTATCAATAAGGCTCGCGGCGCTGCCTCGCTGGTTGAACTTCCCCAGAGCGGTGATTTGTTGCTTGTCGGCGGCCTGGGGCCGGGGCGTGAGCATGTGAGCAACGCCGAGCGTCTGACCTTCCAGGGACTCACCGCCATTCCGCCCTTCAGCGTGAGTACGCAGGGCGATTTGCATCAGGAGCGATTCGATTTTACCGCGGATGTCGCATCCAATGGACGCGTCCTGATCACCGGCGGGATGAGTCGCACCAATAACAACGTTGCCCGTCACGACGCCGAGTATTTTAACGCCTACGACCCGGTTCGTCCGCCCCTCTAAGTGCCGTGCAGAGTTGACGGCGCTTCAGATGCCTGTTAGCTCATCCGGCCTGCCTGACCCGTTCTCCTTCGCCATCGGCGCGGGAGACGCCCACAGCCCAGTGCTATAGATTTTAAGGAGATGACCATGGCTGAAGAGACCACCAACGCGCCCGCCGAAGGCGAAGCCACCAAGCTGAGCGGCGAAAAGATCATGTGCTTTGTATCCAAGCAGATGGTGCCGATCGAAGACACCGTTGAGCTGGAAGTTCAGGAGCACAAGAAGGTTCGCGTGCTTCCGAAGTACATCAAGTACGACCAGAACGCGTAAGGTTTGAGTTCGGCGCATGGCGCCGGCTTCGCCTTTCAGACCCGCTTCCCCTCAGGGAAGCGGGTTTTTTTGCTCTGTAGGACACCCGCTTCATCCCCCTGGTGCCACGTCATCCCCCTGGTGCCACGTCATCCCCCTGGTGCCATGTCATCCCCCTGGTGCCACGTCATCCCCCTGGTGCCACGTCATCCCCCTGATGGCACGTCATCCCCCTGATGGCACGTCATCCCCCTGATGGGACTTCATCCCCCTGATGGGACTTCATCCCCCTGATGGGACTTCATCCCCCTGATGGGACTTCATCCCCCCGATGGGACTTCATCCCCCCGATGGGACTTCATCCCCCCGATGGGACTTCATCCCCCCGATGGGACTTCATCCCCCCGCCAGGCCGCAGGGGC of the Lujinxingia sediminis genome contains:
- a CDS encoding PEGA domain-containing protein; translation: MNSVSIASRARRPLGALLFMLGFVALSAPAWAQEGEESGQGEQPAAEETALPAGPTPRLFMVPTDSVGGELTSIIPERVDDGTRARLKEQRGLELLPDYRQMQERLGGGRNASAAVAEAERLYTSGIGLLAAGDSQRAAETFQRALDMMNEHLSDLQNFDVYADTLANLSLAYFQTNFDLDARKLMQRYAQLRPGATLDPEKFPADLREVFDAEVDRVEKAGPGVLAVVGNVDGAQVYLDGELKGVTPTRIDGVGFGHHYLVVRGGGSVWSQEVRVRGRGTEQAVSVELGASREASASTDNDLPAFYLDLRETLRSGRFGTELSPYLVELTTRTGADFVAWVIMVRDGRDYAAAPFVYRARDGMVVQGENVSFNMEMSNQRVGVSRLAAEIATAVRTMPADRAVVDVDLAPAPVVAVEVPAVTEGTSEEGASTSGVREVREENEVARAPLPTPGPVVEDPEVIAPPAAMPSEGRSNTGRYLAYGGAAVLAGGAIAGTLFLILRSSASQPAAFEAEVEW